In Treponema denticola, one genomic interval encodes:
- a CDS encoding potassium channel family protein — translation METNKNFAVIGLGEFGSRICEVLVDGGASVVAFDHDIQAVERIKKIVPAAMLVETTNEEALLKAPLDDVEVAIVAIGNNIEASVLTTTLLKQRDIPYVLARAVSPLHATVLRRVGANEVLNIEISAATRIARRLISPDVMDSIAVTKDFSIKEIILPKFFIGKTVAALALKEKFNITLIALVRMDLDIDSVGNPVKQEAMHYPEDDFELREGDKLFLIGSNIKLEEFRNM, via the coding sequence ATGGAAACAAATAAAAACTTTGCAGTCATAGGTTTGGGAGAATTCGGTTCAAGAATTTGTGAAGTTCTTGTAGACGGAGGTGCTTCAGTAGTCGCTTTTGATCATGACATTCAAGCCGTCGAAAGAATAAAAAAAATCGTTCCGGCAGCAATGCTTGTAGAAACTACAAATGAAGAAGCTCTTTTAAAAGCCCCATTAGATGATGTGGAAGTCGCCATAGTCGCCATAGGCAATAATATAGAAGCAAGCGTTTTAACTACAACTCTTTTAAAGCAAAGGGATATTCCCTATGTTTTAGCGCGTGCCGTTTCACCTCTCCATGCAACCGTTTTAAGAAGGGTTGGAGCAAACGAAGTTTTAAATATCGAAATATCGGCTGCAACAAGAATTGCGAGGCGGCTTATTTCTCCCGATGTAATGGATTCAATCGCCGTTACAAAAGATTTTTCAATAAAAGAAATAATCTTGCCTAAATTCTTTATCGGAAAAACGGTCGCAGCTCTTGCTCTAAAAGAAAAATTCAATATTACTTTGATTGCTCTTGTTAGAATGGATTTGGATATAGATTCTGTCGGCAACCCAGTCAAGCAGGAAGCTATGCACTATCCTGAAGATGATTTTGAGTTGAGAGAAGGCGATAAACTTTTTTTGATAGGCTCAAATATAAAGCTTGAAGAATTTAGAAATATGTAA
- a CDS encoding TrkH family potassium uptake protein, translated as MRKRDYFVVTAFALSLILLFLQQFYPENTPGIIIHTIDILILLFVISETFFAVRKEKYIRKYFQNNFVDFLAVLIFALTFIIFKIQIGFKNISEELSIVFDIFKNIFLFGKIIRLISKRAGLTAKIISNPARTLIISFFMVIIIGSFLLMLPAASAKGSPLNFLTALFTSASAVCVTGLSVIDISSELTIVGKFILIVLIQVGGLGIMVFSFFGMLAFRKKMTVSEKLTISYMVSEDDMSNLFKTLRVIVLSTFFIEALSAVFLFIGFSRILGFNLKTLGFALFHAISAFCNAGFALFSNNLESFTSDIIISLTIGFTIILGGISFAVIYDVLAKVRTDIKNTFLKKKKTDYLISVNTKMILSLTVFILFISFALFYLLEHRNTMKEMSLGTQYLASFFQAITLRTAGFSTVSFLNLTNATLLFMIFIMFMGGAAGSTAGGIKLNTIAVVFAFFKSFLKNQKTVVIKNVSVPEEQVKKAFLIFGFGLAAISVGIFLLTITESLPFLALLFETVSAFATVGLSTGITAALSPAGKIVIIILMFIGRVGPLTFLTAAGKNQKNDDIEYPYGNIAIG; from the coding sequence ATGAGAAAGCGAGATTATTTTGTCGTTACGGCTTTCGCTTTAAGCCTTATACTTTTATTTTTACAGCAATTTTATCCCGAAAATACACCCGGAATTATTATCCATACAATAGATATTTTAATTCTTCTATTCGTTATTTCAGAAACTTTTTTTGCAGTCCGTAAGGAAAAGTATATACGCAAATATTTTCAAAATAATTTTGTAGATTTTTTAGCCGTACTTATTTTTGCCTTAACTTTTATTATCTTTAAAATACAAATAGGTTTTAAAAATATTTCTGAAGAGCTAAGTATTGTTTTTGATATTTTTAAAAATATCTTTTTGTTTGGAAAAATAATTAGATTGATAAGCAAGCGGGCAGGATTAACTGCAAAAATTATTTCAAACCCTGCCCGTACTTTGATTATTTCATTTTTTATGGTAATAATCATCGGCAGTTTTTTACTTATGCTTCCTGCAGCATCTGCAAAAGGCTCTCCCTTAAATTTTTTAACGGCACTTTTTACGTCTGCTTCCGCCGTATGTGTTACAGGATTAAGTGTTATAGATATTTCTTCCGAACTTACCATAGTCGGAAAATTTATTCTGATTGTTTTAATTCAAGTCGGAGGACTAGGCATAATGGTTTTTTCATTTTTCGGAATGCTTGCCTTCCGAAAAAAAATGACGGTCAGTGAAAAGCTCACAATTTCTTACATGGTCAGTGAAGATGACATGTCAAACCTTTTTAAAACATTAAGAGTAATTGTTTTATCTACATTCTTTATAGAGGCCCTAAGTGCTGTATTTTTATTTATAGGGTTTTCACGCATTTTAGGCTTCAATCTTAAAACCCTAGGCTTTGCATTATTTCATGCAATATCCGCATTCTGTAATGCGGGCTTTGCTCTTTTTTCAAACAATTTGGAATCTTTTACCTCCGATATTATTATCAGTTTAACAATAGGCTTTACCATAATTTTAGGCGGAATAAGTTTTGCAGTTATTTATGATGTTTTAGCTAAGGTTAGGACAGATATAAAAAATACATTTTTAAAGAAAAAAAAGACAGATTATTTAATTTCGGTAAATACAAAAATGATTTTAAGCCTTACGGTTTTTATTCTTTTTATTTCTTTTGCTCTTTTTTATTTACTTGAGCATCGCAATACTATGAAAGAGATGTCTTTGGGAACTCAATACCTTGCAAGTTTTTTTCAAGCTATAACATTGCGTACCGCAGGTTTTTCTACGGTTTCCTTCCTTAATTTAACAAATGCAACCTTGCTTTTTATGATATTTATAATGTTCATGGGAGGAGCTGCAGGAAGTACAGCCGGAGGAATAAAGCTGAACACAATTGCAGTGGTCTTTGCTTTTTTTAAATCTTTTTTAAAAAATCAAAAAACGGTTGTAATTAAAAATGTTTCGGTGCCTGAAGAACAAGTAAAAAAAGCTTTTTTAATTTTCGGTTTCGGACTTGCGGCAATTTCAGTTGGAATTTTTTTATTAACAATTACCGAAAGCCTTCCTTTTTTAGCATTATTGTTTGAAACCGTTTCGGCCTTTGCAACAGTAGGTCTTTCTACAGGAATAACGGCAGCTCTTTCACCGGCCGGTAAAATAGTAATAATAATCTTAATGTTTATCGGAAGGGTAGGCCCCTTAACTTTTTTAACTGCGGCCGGTAAAAACCAAAAAAATGATGATATAGAATATCCTTATGGAAATATAGCAATAGGATAA
- the thyX gene encoding FAD-dependent thymidylate synthase encodes MAHCIAPEAEKILDKEFKVLDKGFIRLVDYMGTDARIVQSARVSYGEGTKTVREDAGLIDYLLRNKHTSPFEQVVFTFHVKLPIFVARQWIRHRTARLNEISGRYSILKPEFYVPAGNDIALQSSDNKQGRMNEAVPQDLQNEVINSLQKQQEEIYAGYSKLLDKNIARELARINLPLSTYTEWYWQIDLHNLFHFLRLRMDAHAQKEIRDYAEVMFEICKTVTPLACASFERHEKNGVNFSAEELEAIRNLIAGKDSGLKGKELERFNEKLKSGRQI; translated from the coding sequence ATGGCACATTGTATAGCTCCGGAAGCGGAAAAAATTTTGGATAAAGAATTTAAGGTTCTTGATAAGGGCTTTATCAGATTGGTAGACTACATGGGAACTGATGCCCGCATAGTGCAGTCAGCCCGTGTTTCTTATGGGGAAGGTACTAAAACCGTCCGTGAAGATGCAGGCTTGATAGATTATCTTTTGCGGAATAAGCACACCTCTCCTTTTGAACAAGTGGTTTTTACCTTTCATGTAAAGCTTCCCATTTTTGTAGCCCGTCAGTGGATCAGGCATAGGACTGCCCGCTTAAACGAAATTTCGGGACGGTATTCTATCTTAAAGCCTGAGTTTTATGTACCCGCCGGAAACGATATAGCTTTGCAAAGCAGCGACAATAAGCAGGGCAGAATGAATGAGGCCGTTCCTCAAGACCTTCAAAATGAAGTTATAAATTCTTTACAAAAACAACAAGAAGAAATTTATGCAGGCTACTCTAAATTGCTTGATAAAAATATTGCAAGAGAGCTTGCCAGAATAAACCTTCCCCTTTCCACTTATACCGAATGGTATTGGCAAATAGACTTGCATAATCTTTTTCATTTTTTGCGGCTGCGTATGGATGCTCATGCGCAAAAAGAAATTAGAGACTATGCCGAAGTGATGTTCGAGATTTGTAAAACCGTAACCCCCCTTGCCTGTGCTTCTTTTGAGCGGCATGAAAAAAACGGCGTAAACTTTTCGGCAGAAGAACTTGAAGCTATACGCAATTTAATAGCCGGAAAAGACAGCGGCTTAAAAGGAAAAGAGCTTGAACGCTTTAACGAAAAACTTAAAAGCGGAAGACAAATCTAA
- a CDS encoding TetR/AcrR family transcriptional regulator, whose product MPKKTFLNLPQEKQKRILETCKKEFEEKPLFQASVSDIVKTLSIARGSFYQYFESLEECFFTILSSENMDVHALFQEALKEMDYDFFNALLRYGEILAKELYKKSKRNLYHNRFLYWTPDLDKAWLEYRKNNLQIEKVSEMEENYFSNLKESLPSLSSHEDIKELIEFTKAIVHSLISRSFVENWEPQTFIMHFKKQIMWMEKGLRGGI is encoded by the coding sequence ATGCCGAAAAAAACATTTTTAAATTTGCCGCAAGAAAAACAAAAACGAATCCTCGAAACCTGCAAAAAAGAATTTGAAGAAAAGCCTCTTTTTCAAGCAAGCGTTTCAGATATTGTAAAAACCCTTAGCATAGCCAGAGGAAGTTTTTATCAATATTTTGAAAGTTTAGAAGAATGTTTTTTTACGATTTTAAGCTCCGAAAATATGGATGTTCACGCCCTTTTTCAAGAAGCTTTAAAGGAAATGGATTACGATTTTTTTAATGCCCTTTTACGATATGGAGAAATTTTAGCAAAGGAGCTTTATAAAAAATCCAAGAGAAATCTATATCATAACCGCTTTCTTTATTGGACACCCGATTTAGATAAAGCTTGGCTTGAATACCGCAAAAATAACCTTCAAATTGAAAAAGTTTCTGAGATGGAAGAAAACTATTTTTCAAATTTAAAAGAGAGTCTGCCTTCCCTGTCTTCACATGAAGATATAAAAGAGCTCATAGAGTTTACCAAAGCCATCGTTCATAGCCTCATATCAAGGTCCTTTGTGGAAAACTGGGAACCTCAGACATTTATAATGCACTTTAAAAAACAAATAATGTGGATGGAAAAAGGGCTTAGGGGCGGTATATAG
- the murB gene encoding UDP-N-acetylmuramate dehydrogenase gives MNNLFSILHNTPLFQEGTIEFDKAIKPLTAYKIGGPADALFYPKNEDHLKEALIFLSKNKIPASLMGGGTNVLVSDKGVRGVLISLKNLNKIEVIGESKDKVFVRAGSGVLTDNLTKWAVEKAFSGLECFGGLPGSVGGAVFMNARCYDVSISDRLKSVKYILADDDRTEFTEYEYNPSDWDYKVSPFQQNPVSTEITKDRKIVLSAVFTLTHGIKEEIAAKTEEKVQDRILKGHFKAPSAGSTFKNNRAFGQPSGKLIEDAGLKGLCEGGAQVAPWHGNFVINRDEASASDVKTLIEKVQKTVKDKTGFFLETEVIFSGDWN, from the coding sequence ATGAATAATTTATTTAGTATACTTCATAATACCCCTTTATTTCAAGAGGGAACTATAGAATTCGATAAGGCCATAAAGCCTCTTACAGCATACAAGATTGGGGGTCCTGCAGACGCTCTTTTTTATCCTAAAAATGAAGACCATTTAAAAGAAGCCTTAATTTTTTTAAGCAAAAATAAGATTCCGGCCTCATTAATGGGCGGCGGAACAAACGTTCTTGTCTCAGATAAGGGGGTTCGAGGTGTTTTAATAAGCCTAAAAAACTTAAACAAGATAGAAGTCATAGGTGAATCTAAGGACAAGGTTTTTGTAAGAGCCGGATCTGGAGTCCTCACCGATAATCTTACAAAATGGGCTGTAGAAAAAGCTTTTTCAGGTCTGGAGTGTTTTGGAGGTCTCCCCGGAAGTGTAGGGGGGGCTGTATTTATGAATGCACGCTGTTATGATGTTTCAATCTCGGATAGATTAAAATCCGTAAAATATATCTTAGCCGATGATGACAGAACGGAATTTACAGAATATGAATACAATCCTTCCGATTGGGATTATAAGGTTTCGCCCTTTCAACAAAATCCGGTAAGTACCGAGATTACAAAAGATAGAAAAATAGTGCTTTCTGCCGTATTTACATTAACCCATGGAATAAAAGAAGAAATTGCTGCAAAAACCGAGGAAAAAGTTCAAGATAGAATTTTAAAGGGGCATTTTAAGGCTCCTTCTGCCGGAAGTACATTTAAAAATAATAGAGCCTTTGGACAGCCCAGCGGCAAGCTGATAGAGGATGCGGGATTAAAAGGCCTTTGTGAAGGAGGTGCTCAGGTGGCTCCTTGGCATGGGAATTTTGTAATTAACCGAGATGAAGCCTCCGCTTCAGACGTAAAAACTTTGATAGAAAAGGTTCAAAAAACTGTTAAAGATAAGACTGGTTTTTTCCTTGAGACGGAAGTTATTTTTTCAGGCGATTGGAATTAG
- a CDS encoding cysteine--tRNA ligase translates to MSLKLHNTLGNKKEEFVPIHEGKAGVYGCGPTVYDYAHIGNLRTYVFQDILVKTLRFLGYDVTHVMNITDVGHLTDDEDSGEDKMVKSAEERGKSVLEIAEFYTKAFFNDTERLNIERPGIVCKATEHINEMIELIKRIEANGHTYMAGGNLYYDISTFPKYGELANINLEDLKAGARIEIDKNKRNPHDFVLWFTKSKFENQALIWDSPWGRGYPGWHIECSAMSMKYLGEQIDIHKGGIDHIRVHHTNEIAQSEGATGKKWVNYWLHNEFLVMNKGKMSKSSGSFIILEDVINKGFSALDYRFLLLGGHYRSQLTFSWEAMETAKNGRKNLNNRVAKWLDGLSDAEIRKYVSLTENLNLKSAKDIIKNEKALSCFDNFIAAMEDDLSTPKALSELQLLIKGKNIPQKDVLTVLAAMDSILGIKLIEESLNTLKDKGSIEIDESEILRLIEERASAKLDKNYKLADEIRDKLKGMGIILEDQAGKTTWKKL, encoded by the coding sequence ATGAGCTTAAAATTACATAATACCTTGGGTAATAAAAAAGAAGAATTTGTTCCTATTCATGAAGGCAAGGCTGGAGTTTACGGCTGCGGGCCTACCGTATATGACTATGCACATATAGGAAACTTACGCACCTACGTTTTTCAGGATATTCTTGTTAAGACTTTAAGATTTTTAGGTTATGATGTTACCCATGTTATGAATATAACCGATGTCGGGCATCTAACCGATGACGAAGATTCGGGCGAAGATAAGATGGTAAAATCTGCTGAAGAACGCGGAAAATCGGTGCTTGAAATTGCAGAATTTTATACAAAGGCCTTTTTTAACGATACCGAAAGGCTGAATATCGAAAGACCCGGTATTGTCTGCAAGGCTACAGAGCACATAAATGAAATGATAGAGCTTATAAAAAGAATAGAAGCAAACGGGCACACCTACATGGCGGGCGGAAACCTTTACTATGATATTTCTACCTTTCCTAAATACGGAGAGTTGGCAAATATAAACCTTGAAGACCTTAAGGCCGGAGCCCGTATCGAAATAGATAAAAATAAACGCAATCCTCATGATTTTGTTCTTTGGTTTACAAAGAGCAAGTTTGAAAATCAGGCCCTTATCTGGGATTCGCCTTGGGGACGGGGCTATCCCGGCTGGCATATCGAGTGCTCTGCCATGAGTATGAAGTATCTGGGAGAACAAATCGATATTCACAAGGGCGGTATAGACCATATAAGGGTACACCATACCAATGAAATAGCCCAATCCGAAGGAGCTACGGGAAAAAAATGGGTAAACTATTGGCTTCATAACGAATTCCTCGTTATGAATAAGGGCAAGATGTCTAAATCTTCCGGGTCTTTTATCATTTTAGAAGATGTTATCAATAAGGGTTTTTCAGCCCTTGACTACCGTTTCTTGCTCTTGGGCGGGCATTACCGAAGTCAGCTTACCTTTTCATGGGAAGCTATGGAAACGGCAAAAAACGGCCGAAAAAACTTAAATAACAGAGTTGCAAAATGGTTGGATGGATTATCGGATGCCGAAATAAGGAAATATGTATCCTTGACTGAAAACCTTAACCTTAAAAGTGCAAAAGACATAATAAAAAATGAAAAAGCTCTCAGCTGCTTTGATAATTTTATTGCCGCTATGGAAGATGATTTATCTACACCCAAGGCCTTATCGGAGCTGCAGCTTTTGATAAAAGGAAAAAACATTCCGCAAAAGGATGTATTAACGGTCCTTGCCGCTATGGATTCGATTTTAGGCATTAAATTGATAGAAGAATCCCTTAATACGCTAAAAGATAAAGGTTCTATTGAAATCGATGAATCCGAAATTCTTAGATTAATAGAGGAGAGAGCTTCGGCAAAACTTGACAAAAATTATAAGTTGGCTGATGAAATTAGGGATAAACTAAAGGGTATGGGTATTATCCTAGAAGATCAGGCCGGTAAAACAACATGGAAAAAATTATAA
- a CDS encoding RNA polymerase sigma factor — protein MFKGKGILRATSDEDFRAIYEALMPVIYKVAYNIVREGDVAEDICHDSLIKMTEKKMDFPSMDDAKYWLIRVTRNASLNYVKRCGRERKAYAKALKEDSRKVDTGEEIVLKQESINSVQAALEKLPKNLRAVLQLKEYGSLNYKEIGSILGISEGNVKVRVFRAREQLSKYIGESDVYMP, from the coding sequence ATGTTTAAAGGGAAAGGTATTTTGAGGGCAACATCAGATGAAGACTTTAGAGCAATCTACGAGGCCCTTATGCCTGTTATTTATAAAGTAGCCTACAATATAGTCAGAGAAGGGGACGTAGCTGAAGATATCTGTCATGATTCTTTAATAAAAATGACAGAGAAAAAAATGGACTTTCCGTCAATGGATGATGCTAAGTACTGGCTTATTAGGGTTACACGGAATGCATCGCTTAATTATGTAAAAAGGTGCGGACGGGAACGAAAAGCTTATGCTAAAGCTCTAAAGGAAGACTCTCGTAAGGTCGATACTGGAGAGGAGATAGTATTAAAACAAGAGTCTATAAATTCCGTTCAAGCAGCTCTTGAAAAATTGCCTAAGAATTTAAGGGCTGTTTTACAGCTTAAAGAATACGGCAGTTTGAACTACAAGGAGATAGGGAGCATTCTTGGGATAAGCGAAGGTAATGTTAAGGTTCGAGTTTTTAGAGCTCGTGAACAATTATCAAAGTATATAGGAGAAAGTGATGTCTACATGCCCTGA
- a CDS encoding anti-sigma factor family protein yields MSTCPDKDLYSAYVDGELESPWKEKIEDHLKSCEKCKLIVEFYRSISLNLSQASQPELDLNGSFLKLYAKRKECIQRMENNQKKAASWMYKSVKIPIPALAAAAILLFVCTPMVMLSTSKTLNASDNADLGFKTVMPISQPSKTEKKFSLNVANIFGIKKNVSTNKEINLCDYMNFYLPPKDSDFELNNVLGVDIKSDSIFLNNKSTVTATSVKNGQ; encoded by the coding sequence ATGTCTACATGCCCTGATAAAGATTTATATTCGGCCTATGTTGATGGAGAATTAGAGTCCCCATGGAAAGAAAAAATTGAAGACCATCTGAAATCTTGTGAAAAATGCAAGCTTATTGTGGAATTTTATAGGAGCATAAGTTTAAACTTATCACAAGCATCGCAGCCTGAGCTGGATCTTAACGGTTCTTTTTTAAAGTTATATGCCAAAAGGAAAGAATGTATTCAGAGGATGGAAAACAATCAAAAAAAAGCAGCTAGCTGGATGTATAAGTCTGTAAAAATTCCTATACCCGCTCTAGCTGCCGCTGCAATATTACTTTTTGTTTGTACTCCTATGGTTATGCTTAGCACAAGCAAAACTTTGAACGCTTCAGATAATGCGGATTTAGGATTTAAAACAGTTATGCCTATTTCTCAACCTTCTAAAACAGAAAAAAAATTTTCATTAAACGTTGCAAATATTTTTGGGATAAAAAAGAATGTTTCTACAAATAAAGAAATAAATCTTTGTGACTATATGAATTTTTATTTACCCCCAAAAGATTCTGATTTTGAACTAAACAATGTTTTAGGAGTAGATATAAAGTCTGATTCTATATTTCTAAATAATAAATCGACTGTAACTGCAACTTCTGTAAAAAATGGGCAATAG